The genomic interval AACTTTGGATGAATGGCGAATGTTGGGGCGTTCTCTGTTACATCAAGGCTTGTTAGAACAAACCAACGATGGTTACTCGGTTTTAAAACTGAATCCTTTGAGTTGGGAAGTCATGAAGCGACAGCGCACAGTTTCTATTGCTGTTCCTGTGGCGCAAAAATTGAGTTTAGTCGGGGAGAGTGACAAAGCTGTTGAGGCAGAAATATTATTACAGAGATTGCGATCGCTCCGCAAAGAACTGGCTGATGAACAGTCTGTACCGCCCTACGTTGTCTTTCAGGATTCTACCCTGAAGTTAATGGCACAAGCCCAACCACAAACTTTAGCCGACTTTGCCAAACTTTCCGGGGTAGGTAGTCACAAACTAGCTCAGTATGGCAAAAAGTTCCTCGCAGAAATCACCGCCTACCGTCAAGAAAAAGGTGTCCCAGCCCAACAAAATTATTATCCAGGTTCTCTAGCTGGTAATAATTCACCGAATGATAGCGAATTGGTGACATTAAGGTTGCATCAAGAAGGTTTGAGTATTCCCGAAATTGCCCACAAACGCAATCTTAGCCCCTCGACAATTCTCACGCATCTTTCTAAATTAATGGCGAAAAATCAGCCTGTAGATTTAAATCAGTTAGTCCCCCTAGAACATCAACAAAAAATTTGGCAAGTGTTAGAAATTCTGGGTGATATTTCCCTGACTCCAGTTAGAGAACAATTGGGTGATAACTATACTTTTGATGAGATTCGCCTAGTCAGGGAAAAGTGGCGACGCGAAAAACGTAATTGATGGCGGAGATGTCACCGCCCGTACTCACAGCCGAGTCTTGAATTGCTGATGGCGATCGCTTAAAATCGTACAGTAAAGTTTTGCTAAGAATGAGTGATTTTTTGGACATTTATGCTCATTCTCAACGTAGATGAAAATCTTGCAGCAGCGCTGATTGCCCTAGAATAGATAGCCTGAATTGACAATGATTAAGCCACATCCATAAGACCGGAAATTTCGCCGCTAGACTCAGGCGATTCAATAGCAGGCGTTGATGGTTCCTGACTTTCGCTTTTAGCAGTTATTACAGATATTACTTTCGGCAGGGCAATACAGACAACAGTATTTAACAGTGTCATCAATAGACCATCCATCAAATTCATATATTATCCTCTTATCGAAAATTAGTTTTTACTATTTCTTAGTTTGACTCATAATTGGGTCATCATTTATATATATAATTTTGCTGATCTTCTCAACTGTATAAGTCAGATAAATATATTGACTAATTTATATACTAAGTATCAAAGTAAGTGGGACTTGGAAAAACCAAACTATATTACGAACAGTAAACATCCATGAAACCCTTACCAATGATCAATGACGATCCCCGCCAGTTAACTTTATTTACGCTTACTTACTAATTTATGTCTAAACTAAATAGTCAATGGAAATCATACCATAATTCTGATGTGTTTAGTCATCTAACTACAGTAGTAAAAAACCGTCAACCTCTAACCCCAAAGCGGTAAGTTGCAGGTAGTCTTTTCTTAACGGCACATCATCCAGTTGTTTGAGAGTTGCAAGTTTTAAGAAAACTTAGTCAGTAATCCTAATAATCGTTTCGATGTTGGTGTTAATAAAGTCCGGCGATAAGCGTCTGCGGCTTTTTTAATTGCTTCAGCTTGAGTTGGGTAAGGATGAATCACAGCAGATAACCCATTTAAACCAACTTTATTCACAATTGCTGTAGTTATTTCACTAATTGTTTCTCCAGCATGACGGGAGACAATTGTTGCTCCTAAAATTTGAGCTGAACCTTTTTTGTGGATAATTTTCACAAATCCATCCTCTTCGCCATCTGTAATCGCTCGGTCTACACTACTAAAAGGAATTTTGATTGTATTGATATCAATACCCTTTTTTTGAGCCTCCTGCTCATACATTCCCACATGGGCAATTTCTGGGTCAGTATATGTTACCCAAGGCATTACTAAATTACTAAGTTTAGATCGTCCTAAGCCAAAGGGAGAAAATAGAGTATTTTTAATCACAATTCGCGCTGCTGCATCCGCCGCATGAGTAAACTTCCAGTTCATGCAGATATCACCAGATGCATAAATTTTGGGGTTTGTTGTCTGGAGATAATCATTAACTTTCACTCCCTGACGCTGATCGAATTCTACCCCAACAGCTTCTAAATTTAAGCCTTCCACATTCGGTGCGCGTCCCACACCAACTAAAATCTGATCAACAACAATTGACATTTGAGAACCATTGCTGAGGAAGTTGATCAGCTTTCCTTCTGGGGTTTGTTCTACACTTTGGATTTGGCTATTCAAAACCAAATATATATTTTCCTGGATAAAACGATTTTGAATAATTTCTGCGGCTTCGCTATCTTCTTTATTTAAAATGTGAGAATCCTTATGAAACAAGATGACTTGAGAACCCAAACGCTGGAAAGCTTGAGCCAATTCACAACCAATAGGTCCACCACCAATTACAGCTAGACGTTGAGGAAGCTCTGTGAGAGAAAAGACTGTTTCATTAGTCAAAAATCCAGCTTTTTCCAATCCCTTAATCGATGGTCGCACGGCTCTAGCACCAGTAGCAATCACAGCTTTTTTAAAGCGAAGTTTTTGACTACCAACTTCAATGATATTCTCGCCCTCAAACCGACCACTCCCCAAGAAAATATCCACTCCCAGATCCTGAAACCGATGAGCAGAATCGTGATGGCTAATACCTGACCTTAAACGGCGCATCCGTTCCATCACAGCCGAAAAATCAACGTCTATTTTTTCTGGGGGATTAATTCCCAAAGCCTTCGCTTCCCACATTTCGCCCACAACGCGAGATGAACGAATAATACATTTTGAGGGGACACAACCGACATTTAAACAATCCCCACCCATTAAATATTTTTCAATTAAAGCAACTTTTAATCCCACATCTAGACCTGCTGCACCTGCGGCTACAACTAATCCCGCCGTACCAGCACCAATGACTACTAAATCATAACAATCAGCAGGTTGAGGATTTACCCAATCTGGTGGATGAACATAGGAAATTAATTTTTGGTTATACTCGTCCATTGGTGGAAGAGTAACTTGATCAGATGCAGAATTTGACATTAATAAACTCCTTCAACGATTAATATTTGATTTAGACATTTACTTTGTAGCACTTTGCGATCGCATCGTCTCAAATTAGTAATCAGTGCAGCTTTAATTCAGGTTAATTGGTGTATTTTTATCATTGTCTGTAGATTCTACAACTTCATCTTCTAAAGCCTTACGAGCAACTTTAGTAACATAAACCGTCACTGCAACTGTAGCAATAAAACCAATGATGCGAATTGCCCACTGTACACCGGGGTTATCGGGTTGAGCCTCAGTACCGATTGTGGCAATACTACCAGCCAAGGAACCAATATAAACATACATAATTGTGCCGGGAATCATGCCAACGGAACCAAGAAAGTAGTCCTTGAGGGAAACGCCTGTCACGCCATAAGCATAGTTCAAGAAGTTGAAGGGGAAAATAGGAGAGAGTCGCGTGAGCAGGACAATTTTTAATCCTTCCCTACCCACGGCTTCATCAATCGCCCGAAATTTGTGATTACCTGCGATTTTCTTAGCCACCCAACCCCTAGCCAAATAACGTCCCACGAGGAAGGCGGCGGTAGCTCCGATGGTTGCACCAATGAAGACATAAATCGAACCCATAACCACGCCAAAAACAACACCCGCACCGAGTGTGAGAATTGACCCTGGTAGGAAGGCGACAGTAGCAACGATATAAAGTAGGATAAATGCCAATGCTCCTACAGCACCAAGACTATCAATCCACTGCAAAGCATTTCGCAACCAGATTTGGGGATTAAATCCTGAAGCATTTTGAGCCGATTCTTGTCCCCAAGCTGGTTCGGCGGTAAATATCAAAGCAACGCTAAATGCTATCAGCATGAGGAAAGCAAATTTAACCAGCCTTTGCCAATTCTTCGTCGTTAGGATATCTGCAATAGTTGGCTTTTCACGTTGGGGAAGGATCAAATTAGTGATTGCAGGTTGTAACATAAGTAATTTTTCTCTATAAAATGATTGTGTTTACAGCTTTCTGGGCTAGGTGTGCTAATACCATTTAGGATTATTCTCAATCATCCTTGAT from Nodularia sp. LEGE 06071 carries:
- a CDS encoding mercuric reductase, coding for MSNSASDQVTLPPMDEYNQKLISYVHPPDWVNPQPADCYDLVVIGAGTAGLVVAAGAAGLDVGLKVALIEKYLMGGDCLNVGCVPSKCIIRSSRVVGEMWEAKALGINPPEKIDVDFSAVMERMRRLRSGISHHDSAHRFQDLGVDIFLGSGRFEGENIIEVGSQKLRFKKAVIATGARAVRPSIKGLEKAGFLTNETVFSLTELPQRLAVIGGGPIGCELAQAFQRLGSQVILFHKDSHILNKEDSEAAEIIQNRFIQENIYLVLNSQIQSVEQTPEGKLINFLSNGSQMSIVVDQILVGVGRAPNVEGLNLEAVGVEFDQRQGVKVNDYLQTTNPKIYASGDICMNWKFTHAADAAARIVIKNTLFSPFGLGRSKLSNLVMPWVTYTDPEIAHVGMYEQEAQKKGIDINTIKIPFSSVDRAITDGEEDGFVKIIHKKGSAQILGATIVSRHAGETISEITTAIVNKVGLNGLSAVIHPYPTQAEAIKKAADAYRRTLLTPTSKRLLGLLTKFS
- a CDS encoding TVP38/TMEM64 family protein; the protein is MLQPAITNLILPQREKPTIADILTTKNWQRLVKFAFLMLIAFSVALIFTAEPAWGQESAQNASGFNPQIWLRNALQWIDSLGAVGALAFILLYIVATVAFLPGSILTLGAGVVFGVVMGSIYVFIGATIGATAAFLVGRYLARGWVAKKIAGNHKFRAIDEAVGREGLKIVLLTRLSPIFPFNFLNYAYGVTGVSLKDYFLGSVGMIPGTIMYVYIGSLAGSIATIGTEAQPDNPGVQWAIRIIGFIATVAVTVYVTKVARKALEDEVVESTDNDKNTPINLN